The genomic window ATCTCGCCGGAGAGGATGCGCGGCAGGAAGTACGACTTCTGCTCCTCGGTGCCGTACCGCATGATCGTCGGGCCGACGGTGTTGAGCGCCATCAGCGGCAGCGGGACGCCGGCCTGTGCGGCCTCGTCGAAGAAGATGAACTGTTCGATGGCGGTCAGGCCGCGTCCGCCGTACTCCTTCGGCCAGCCCACGCCGAGCCAGCCGTCCGTGCCGAGGCGGCGGATGGTCTCGCGGTAGAAGCGCTTCTGCGCCGCCGGATCGGCGTGGCGGGTGTAGGCGCCCTCCGGGACCAACTCGGCGAAGTAGGCGCGCAGTTCGGTGCGCAACCGGTGCTGCTCGGGCGTGTATTCGAGGTGCACGGCGCCTCCAGGCTCCCCAAGGCCGACCTGACGGCGCACACGCTAGAACGTGTTCCAGTAATTGGGAACACGTGGGAGCGGTGCGGTCCGGCCGATTCCCCTGAGGATCTCGCCGAGGATCCCGCCCCTCCTCCCCCGAACCGGGGGCTCAGCCGAGGGTGGCGAGGAAGTCCGTGCAGGCCTGGGCGCACTCGCGGCAGGCCTTGGCGCCATCCTCGGCGCCGGGGTGCCCGTCGAAGACGCGCGCGCACTCCAGGCAGACGGTTCGGCACCACTCCACCTGTACGCGGATACCGGTCTCGTCGAGGCCGGGCTGCTCGGAGAGCACCCTGCAGGTGGCGTCGCACACCTCCGCGCACATGATGCCCTTGCGTCGCATCTGTTCCTGGTCTTCGGGGCCGTCCGGATCGGCGAGGCTCGCCCGCAGCGCACAGGCACGCGCACATTCGGTGCACGCCTGCGCACAGGCGAAGCGGTCCTCGAGGAACCGGACGAGTTCCTGGTGGGATGTCGTCGTCGAGGTCACAACGGGCGGGTAGCCGGAGGCCAGGCGGCCAAACACGCCGGACGGCATCCGTGCAGCACACGGTGCACCGGGCTCCGTTTCCGAGGGTGCGGGACAGGACACCCGGGCACAAGCCGTTCGAAGCGGGCCGGTTCACTCGACATATTGGGGGGTATTCATCCCTTATGAACATGGAATGGACTGATATAGCCGCAGAACGAAGCGTACTGGGCGGTATCGCACCGTTCCTGGCAGGCGTCGCCGTGGTGTCCATGCTGATCGGCGCCCTCTGGCTGGGCGCCCGCGTACGCGCCCGGGAGCCGCACCGACCGCGCCCCGAGGAGCAGCCCCGGATGCCGGAAGGCGGCCCTGTCCGTGAGGAGCGGGTGAACCGCGAGCCGGACGAGATCCCGAAGAGCGACTACCGGCTGACACCGTACGAGGTGCACGGAAACATGGGCTCCCGCCCGAGCGAGGAGAAGAAGCGGCCGCGCTGGAGCAAGGGCGGCAGCGGCTCCTTCGGGAGTGGCGGCCTCGGCGCCCACTGACATCGGCCCACACGGCTGCGGGCCCACCCCCTTTTTTTCGGGGTGGGCCCGCAGCCGTGTCCGTTGCGCGCCAGTGCGGTCACGCGGCGCGACCGGCTAGGACGTGGCGTCCAGCGGCAGCCCCGTGTAGTTCTCCGCCAGCTCGGCGGCCGCGTGCCGTGAGGTGGCGACGCGGTCGAGCTGCGAGAGCTGGAGCTTGGTCTCGAACGGGGACTGGGCCGGGTCGGCGTGGAGGGTCGTGGTCATGAAGTAGGAGAAGTGCTCGGCCCGCCACACCCGGCGCAGACAGGTGTCGGAGTACGCGTCGAGCAGTTCGGTCGAGCCGCTCTCCTGGAGCTGGGCGAAGGCGCGCGCCAGCACGATGACGTCGGTGGCGGCCAGGTTGAGACCCTTGGCGCCGGTGGGCGGCACGATGTGGGCGGCGTCGCCGGCCAGGAAGACCCGGCCGTAACGCATCGGCTCGGTGACATGGCTGCGCATGGGCAGGACGGCCTTGGAGGTGACGGGCCCGCGCTTGAGCCGCCAGCCCGGGTTCGCGGTGAGGGCGAAACGGGCGTCCAGCTCGTCCCAGATCCGCTCGTCCGACCAGTCGGCGGGGTCGGTGCCGTTCGGGACCTGGAGGTAGAGACGGCTCACGGACGCCGACCGCATGCTCGCCAGCGCGAAACCGCGCTCGGAGTGGGCGTAGATCAACTCGTCGTAGACGGGCGGGGCGTCGGCGAGGATGCCCAGCCAGGAGTAGGGGTACGTCCGCTCGTACGTCGTCCGCACGCCGTCCGGAACAGCGTTGCGCGCCACCCCGTGGAAGCCGTCACAGCCGACCACGTAGTCGCAGGTCAGGGTCTGCTCGCGACCCTCATGGGTGTAGTGGATCCGCGGGCGGTCGGTGTCGGCGCCCTCCACCCCGTGCACCTCGGCCTCGAACAGCAGGGGCCCGCCCTCGGCGAGCTGGAGGGCGATGAGGTCCTTGACGACCTCGGTCTGGGCATAGACCCACACCCGGCGCCCGCCGGTCAGCTCGGGGAAGTCGACGCGGTGGGCACGGCCGTCGAAGCGCAGCTCGATGCCGTCGTGGGGCATACCCTCGGCATCCAGGCGCGCCCCCGCGCCGGCGGCGCGCAGCACGTCCACGGTGGCCTGCTCCAGGATCCCGGCGCGCTGGCGCTGTTCGACATATGTGCGGTCCTTGCGCTCCAGAACCACACTGTCGATTCCCGCGTTGTGCAGCAGACGGGCCAGCAGCAGCCCCGCCGGGCCGCCGCCGATGATGCCGACGGTGGTGTGCATTGAGTACTCCTCGTCGTGAGGACGAGCCGCGGCCCGACCCCGGGCGCCGACTTTGTTCGCCAGGTGAAATTCACTTCACTACTTGTGCGTATGAGTCTGCGCCGGGTCCGCCCGCCTGTCAACGGTCATACTCCCCGAGAGGTGTCAGGCGGGCCGTCGGGTTCCATCAGGCAGCGCTCAACATGGCCGGCCGAGGAAATGGAAGCCGGGGCGCGGATGCATCAGGAAGTCGTGGTGCGAGATGTTCCACGCGTACGCGCCCGCGAGGGAGAACGCCACCCGGTCCCCGGCCCGCAGTCCGGGCGCGTGGGCGTTTCGGGCGAGGAGGTCCTTCGGGGTGCACAGCTGACCGGTGAGGCTGACGTACTCCCCCTCGGCCGCCGGGCGCGGCCACGGGTGCGGCCACTCCTCGACCGGCAGCACCGAGCACGGCTGGTCGTGCCCCTTGGTCGCCGGGGTGCGCAAGTGGTGGGTGCCGCCGCGGACCACGGCGAACTCCTCGCCGTGGCTGTGCTTCACGTCCAGCACCTCGGTGGCGTACCAGCCGCAGTACGCGGTCAGCGCCCGGCCGGGTTCGATACGGAGCGTCAGTTGGGGGTGGTCGTCGGCGAGTTGGACGAGGCCTTCGCCGTACGTCTTCCAGTCGAAGCGGATCCCTGGGTCCGTGTAGTCGACGGCCATGCCGCCGCCGACGTTCACCTCGCGGAGCGTGACGCCGAGCCCCGTCGCCCAGTCCACGATCGAGCGGGCGACGGAGAGTTGCTCGGGGGCGTCGAGGCCGCTCGCCAAGTGGGCATGGACGCCGCGCAGTTCGAGGTGTGGGTAGGTGCCGTCCGTGAGGGGGCGGAGGACGTTGGGTGCCTGTGAGGGGTCCAGGCCGAAGGGGGTGGGGCGGCCGCCCATGGCGAGCGAGCTGCCGGCCAGTGAGCCGTCGGCCACCGCGAGGTTGAAGCGGAGGAGCACCCCCACCCGCGCGTCCGGCGCCGCCTGGCGGGCCAGTTCGGCCAGCATGCGCAGGTCGTGCTCGCTCTCCACGTGGAAGCGTTCGACACCCTGGTGCAGGGCGGCGCGGATCTCGTCCGGTGTCTTGCCGGGGCCGCCGAAGGCCAGCGGGCGGCCCGGGACGGCATTGGCGACGTGGGCGAGTTCACCGCCGGAGGACACCTCGTAGCCATCGACGTACGGGCCGAGCGCGGCGAGGATCTCCGGCTCGGGGTTGGCCTTGGCGGCGTAGTACAGCTCGACGCGTTCGGGGAGGGCGGCACGTACCTGTGCGGCGTGTTCACGCAGCGCCGCCAAGTCGTAGACGTACGCGGGGAGTTCGGTGGGCGCCAGGGACAGGAGGCGGTCGCGTACGGCGGGGGTGGGGAGGGTCATCGAGGGCTCCTGGCTCATCGGGTGCCCCAGCGGAGGACGTCCTCGGCGAGGGGGGAGGGCAGGCGGACGTAGCCGGCCTCGCGGTCGGCCTTGCGTTCCCAGCGGGTGAGCAGGTTGGTCTTGGCGGGCAGGGGGACCCCGGCGAGCAGGGCGGAGAGGCGGGGTGGGCAGCCTTCCTCGTCCGCGTAGGCCCGGATGGTCGCGCGGACCGCCGCCCACAGGTCTGCCTCGGTCTCGGGATGCAGGTCGGCGAGGGCGGCGAGCAGCTCGGCGACATGGTTGACGAGCAGGCAGTACACGACGCGGTCCCAGCCGCGCTGGGCGTCGTACGACATCGGGCCGGCGACCTCGGGCGGGAGCGCGGCGAGGGTGTCGGCGTGGTGGTCGGGGACGAGCTTGGTGCCCTCCAGGTCGCGGAAGAGGACCTGGGCGGGCATGCCGTCGCTGTCGACGCAGATGAGGACGTTCTGGAGGTGGGGTTCCAGGACGAGGCCGTGGTCGAAGTAGGCGGAGAGCACGGGCGGGACGAGGAGGCGGAGGTAGACCCGCCACCAGTCCAGGGCGGCCTCGGGGCCCGCGCCGTCGAGGAGGCGGGAGATGTGGGCGGCGCTGGTCGGGTACTCGTCGGCGACGGCGGCCGCGAGCAGCGGGGTCGTGCCGGGCAGCAGTCGCCGGGACAGGCCTTCGCGGACGATCACGCCGAACCCTTCGAGGAGGGCGCGGTCGGGGGTGCCGTCGGGGCCGGGGACGGCGAGGCTCCGGTAGGCGGGTTCGCGGAGCATGGCGCTGCCGGGGAAGCGGGTCTCCAGGTCGGTGAGGGCCGGGGCGAGGACGCGGGTGAGGGCGACGGCACCGGAGAGTTCGTAACTGGCGTTCTTGCGCAGGCAGTTGGTGATGCGGACGTTGAGGCTGAACTTCAGGAAGGAGTCGCCGTCGAAGAGGGTGCGGACGGAGGCGGTGGCCGCGTACTCCCGTCCGCCGGGGCCGAGGTCGAGGATGTCGCCGCGGCCGAGGGCCTCGCGCAGCAGCCGGTGTTCGCGCAGCATCTCGTACTGCCAGGGGTGGGCGGGCAGCAGCCGGTAGCCCTCGGGGACGTCGCCGCGTACCCGGTCGAGCACGGCGGTGGCGCCCGCTTCGGCGCTCTCCTCGGCGATCAGGTGGTCGCGGACGGCGAGGTGGCGCAGCGGGAAGGAGGCGCCGGCCTCGGGGGCGTACGACTGCCAGGCGTCCGCGTCGCCCGTGCGGGCCTTGGGAGTGGGGTGGAAGCGGTGGCCGAACAGCAGGGACTGCTCGGAGGCGAGGTAGTCCGGGAGCCCGTGCGGGGCCGTGTCGTGAGTGGCGAGCGCGGTGGTCTCGCGGGTGGCGAGAGCGGTGGCAAGGGTGCGGTGACTGGAGTCGATCTGGTGCAGGAACTCGTCGTTGCGGACGCCGGTGCGCAGGGCCAACTCGTCGTGCGTGTACTCGGCGAGGCGGCGCCAGTCGAGCTCCGTCCAGCCGGTGTCGGACTGCTCCTGGACGGGGCCGGTGAAGCGGTGGGCGCCCAGCAGGGACGTACGGCGGAGGGCGACGCGGAGCAGGAGGCCACGGCGGGGCAGGCGCAGCAGCAGGTGGCCGTCGATGACGGCGGTCTGGTGTTCGGGGCCGGACACCTCGCGCAGCAGGCAGTTGAGGAGGGTGTGGGCCACCGCGTCGTCCGCGGTGGGGAGGTGGGTGGTACCGAGCGAGTCGGTGAGCGGGGGCATTCAGTGGCTCCAGCGGGTACGCGGATGTGGGGGCAGAAGAGTCGCGAAGACGGTGAGGGCGGCCACGCCGCCGCCTATCAGCACCGGCGCGGCGGGGCCGAACCGGGCGCTGCCCACGGCGGCGGTCACCCCGGCGGCGACGGCGCCGGCCTTGGAGAAGAACTCCAGCGAGCCGAACATCCCACCGGGGGCGCGGCCCCGGGCGCAGTCGGCGGCCAGCACCGAGAGGCCGACCATGCCGAGGGTGAGGCCCGCGCCGAGCAGCAGGCGCACGGCGATGAGCGTGGGAAGGGTGTCGGCGACGCCGTGGCCGGCCAGGCCGAGGGCTATCAGCGCGAAGCCGAGGGCCATGCCGTGCCGGGGGCGGTTCGCTGTCGCACGGTGCACGGCCATGGCCGTCACCAGATAACAGAGGTGCGGCAGGGCGAAGAGCAGGCCGGAGAGCGCGGCGGAGGCGCCCGGGAGGCGTTCCTCGACGAGGGATATCAGGTAGGGGAAGGAGATGACCGTGGAGAACACGAAGGCGAACTCCAGGGCGTAGAGCCTGCGCAGCGCGGCCACGGGGGCGATGTCGACGGTCTCCGTCTCCTCGTGCCGCGTCTCGGTGACCTCGCTCGGTTCGGGCAGGGCGGCCAGGAGGAGGGCGGCGGCGAGCGGGAGCAGTGCGAGGAGGGCGTACTGGCGGTGCGGGGACATCCAGGGTGACAGCGCGCCGACGACGATCGGCGCGAAGACGAGGGCGGCCCGCGCGCTGCCCTGCATGAGGGTCAGCGCCCTCGACAGCCGCGGTCCCTCCAGTGCGGCGCCCAGATAGCCGTTGGAGGCCGCGAACGTGCCGCCGAGGATGCCCTGGAGCACCAGCGCCACCGTGAACATGGTGAGCGAGTCGGCCCAGCCGGCCAGCAGGAAGGAGACCGCGAGGCCCAACTGCGCCCGCAGCAGCAGCCGTTTTCGTCCGAAGCGGTCGGCGAGCCGCCCCCACACGGGGGCCGCGATCGCGCTGAACACGGTGGGCACCACGTACAGCACACCCGCCCAGCGGGCGGTTCGGTCGCCGAGCTCCGGCAGTATCTCGGTGAAGTACGGCGGCAGCCCCAGCGCGGCGAACGACGCCACGAAGTAGCAGGCGGCCACGGCGTGCACCTGCCGGCGGCCGAACGCGGGGCGCGACATCGCAAGCGCCTCTGCGGTCATGCCGAACCACCTTCCAGGAGAAGGTAGTTGGGCCCGGTGGTGTAGTGCTTGTTGATGTCGGCGGCGCCCGACCGCTCCTTGCTGAGCAGGGTTCCGGCGGTCACCATCGCCTTCACCGGCAGCTCGGGCGCGTTCAGCACCCGCTCGCGCAGTACGGCCGCCGCGTCGCCGCCGAGCCGGTCGACGGCCTCGGCGAGCCTGTCCCGTACCAGGCTCAGCAGCTCCGGCAGCGGAGCGCGGCCGTGGCGGGCGAGGCCGAAAGCGTAGGCGCCCGCGCACAGATGGAGGGTGATGGTGGTGAAGACGTCGGCCACCGCCCGGTCGTCCGGGCCGAAGGTCCGGGCGTCGTCGAAGCCCCAGGTGCCACCGCCTTCGCCTTCGCCTTCGCCTTCGCCTTCGCCTTCGCCTTCGCCGAGCGTGGCGGCCAGTCGGGTGCGGTTGATGCGCGGCCCGTCGTTGTCCTTCAGCAGCAGCCGCAGGTCGCCCGGCTCGGGGCCGAAGACCAGGGAGACGTTCTGCTGGTGCGACTCCAGGGCGATGCCGTACCCGAAGAGCGTGGTCTGCCAGTCGAACAGCGGGGTGAGCACCGCGTCCAGCAGGGCGATCGGATCACCGCCGTGGAAGCGGTCGGCGAGGTGGTCGACGACCAGTCCCCCGCCGGGTGCCTCGGCGAGCAGGGCGGCCATGGGGACGACGACGCAGTCGTCGAGGTCTGCCGGGTAGCGGCGGCACAGCACGGCGAGCAGCTCGTGCCCGGCGTGCGCGTACACCGTCTCGTCGGCGTGCAGCACCCGGCCCTTGAAGCGGGGCTCGCGCTCGATCACCGCCGCCAGCAGCCGCTGACCGGCGGCGCCGTCGACGAGGGTGCCGGGCTTGATGGAGCGCTTGTTGCGCAGGCCCAATGTGGCGGTGGCCAGGGGCAGTTTGAGGTGCAGGGAGGGGGCGGCGGCAGGCGCGACCGTACGCATGGACAGCGTGGGCACGACGTCGAGGTACACCCGGTCGGCGAGCACGGCCCGGTCCGCGAGTCCCGCCTCGCGCAGAGCCGCGTCGAGTGGCTCGCCCACGGTCAACGGGTGGACGGGCAGGGCGACATGGGTGCGGTCGAGGTCCGCGAGACCGAGCCCGGAGGGGGTGGGCCAGCCGTCCGGGAGTTCCCCGGCGACGGTGACCGACTCCCGGGGCAGTGCAAGCCAGTGCAGCGCGAAGTTCGGGTGAAACTCCGGTGCGTAGCCGCGTAGTTGGCTCTCGTCCAGGCCCGAGCGGCCGCGCGCGGTCGGGTAGACCGGGTGGTCGAGACGCGCGGCCAGGGTCTCGTACGCCAGACCGCCGCGCAGGCCCGTCCAGTCGGCCAGGTCGGGGCCGTAGAGCTCGGTGAGCCCGTCGGCCACTTCCTGCCCCGTCGCCTCGTGCAGCTGCATCGTCGCGAGCGTCTGACCGCACTCCTCGGCGAAGGCGTCGAAGCCGTCGCGGTCGACGGGCTCGGCGAGGGCGCGCAGTGCGGCGAGGACGGTGTCGGAGGTGGTGAGGTGTGTGCCGTCCGACTCCCTTACGAGGAGGGGCAGTCGGGCGGCGTACGCGTGCTGGAAGCCGTCCTCGGTGACGGGCAGGAGCAGGGCGTCGTCGCCGTCGACGGCGGGCAGGCGGAGCCAGGGGCCGTCCGGGTGGTGGACGAGCGTGCCGCGGGTGCGCAGGCCGACGACATCCTCGCGGAGCAGGGCGCTGAGCACGCGTGTGAGCAGCTGGGATGCGGGCCCGGCCACCGGAGCGGTGGTGACGGCGGGGGCGTTCACTGAAGCGGCGACGGCTTCGGCCTCGACAGCGGTCACGGCTTCGGTCTCGCCGGCGACAGCGGTCACGGCGGCGTTTTCGGAGGCGACGGGGGTCATGGGGGCACTCTCGGAGGCGACGGCGGTCACGGCTGGATCTCCCAGCGCTGTGCGGCGAGGAATTCCGCGACCACCCGGTCGACGGTCTCCTGGCGGGTGCCGGTGGCGCGGAGGACGCCGAGGTAGTCGCGGTTGGTCGAGTACAGCTCGTGCCGTTCGCCGATCTCGCGGAGCGGACGGTATGTCAGACGGACGCCGTCGACGGTGAGTTGGGCGGCGGCGGGGGCGTCGACGAGCGTGCCCGCCCGTTCGGCGCAGGGGTACTCCAGGCGGGCCGCGCCGTCGCGCCGGATGTCCAGGTCGGTGGGCAGCGGCTCGCCGAGGTGGGTGCGGAGGATGTGGTCGAAGAGCGGGAGGTCGAGGAGCTGGGCGAGCAGCAGGTCGCACTGGTCGCCGATGGCACGGTAGTTGACCTCGATGATGCGGGCCCGGCCGTCGTGCACGACGAACTCGGTGTGGCAGGCGCCGAACCCGACGCCCAGCGCGTCGAGTTGGGCGAGGATCTGGGCGACGACCGGCTCGGGGTGGGCCGGGACGAAGCTGAGCCGTTCCTCGATGAAGTACGGCGGCGGGGACAGCTCGGTGTGGAAGCCGCCGAGGACGTGCCGGACGCGGCCGTCGCCGAGGGTCTCCAGGGTGTACAGCTCACCCGGCAGATACTCCTCGACGACGAGGGTGACACCCGGGCGGCGGGCCAGGATCTCCTTGCCGCGGGCCACCAGGTCCCCGGCGGTGTCGACCAGCACGACGTCCTCGCTGGCGACGCCTTCGCGGGGCTTGACGACACAGGGGTACGGGGCGTCGACGACGAGGCGGCCGGTGAGGTCGGCCGGATCGGTGATCTCGGCGGACCAGACGGTGTCCACGCCGGCGGCGGCCAGATGGCGGCGCATCTCGCCCTTGTCCTTGCTGCGCAGGGTGGCCCGCCAGTCCTTGCCGGGGAGGCCGAAGTACTGGGCGGCGAGGGCGGCCTGGGTCTGGAGGTGGTCGCTGTTGGTGAAGACCGCGTCCGGCCGGTGGTGGGTGGAGATCCGGGTGACGACGGCGCGGTAGTCGCGTACGTCGCACTCCAGGATCTCGGTCCCAGGATACTCCGGGTACGCGGTGCGGTGGGCGTCGGGCTGGTCGGTGAGGATGGTGACGTCCAGACCGATCCGGGCTGCGGCGGGCAGAAAGCCCTCGGTGACGGAGTCGGTGGGGTTCAGTGCGAGCACGTACAGGCGCATGGGGTGGGTGCACAACTTCCGCTAGCTGGTGGGGGGGTCGGTGGGGCGGGCCCTTCTCGTGGTGGGGCCCGCCCCTACCGGGTCTGGAACAGCGGGAGTTACTGCTTGGGCAGCTCGACGCCGGTGGCCTTCGCCACGTCGGTGAGCATCTCCTCGGCCGCCTGGACGCCGATGCCGGACATCCAGGTCTCGTCCGGGACCTCGAAGACCTTGTCGCCCTTGACGGCGGGCAGGTCCTTCCAGACCGGGTTGGAGGTGACCTGCTTCTGCTGGGTCTTGTCCGGGGTGTCGGCGGTGGTGACGAAGATCAGGTCGGCGTCGGCCTGGTCGATCTCCTCCGGGCTGACGTCCTTCATGGTCACGGCCGGGTCGTCGGAGATCTGCGACGTCGGGCGCTGGAAGCCGATGTCGTCGAGGACGACGCCGCTGTAGGAGTTGGAGGCGTAGAGGCGGGTCGGGCCGGCGACGAAGCGGACGACGGAGACGGTCGGCATGGTGCCGTCCTTCTCCTTGATGGCCGCGCCGAGCGCCTTGGCCTGCGTCTCGTACTCCTTCAGCTTGGCCGCGGCCTCGTCCTCCAGGCCCAGCGCCTCGGCGTGGACCTTGAGGTTCTCCTTCCACACACCGCCGGTGGTCTCGGTGAAGACGGTCGGGGCGATGGCGCTGAGCTTGTCGTAGACCTTCTCGTGCCGGACCTTGGACGACAGGATCAGATCGGGCTTGAGGGAGGCGATCTTCTCCAGGTTCGGCTCCAGGAGCGGGCCGACGTCCATGGTGTTCTCGAGGTCGCCCTCCAGGTACGTCGGGAAGCCGCCCTCCGTCTTGAAGTGCGGGGCGACGGCGCCGACGGGGTCGATGCCGAGCAGGGTGACGTCGTCCAGCTCACCGGTGTCGAGGACGACGACCTTCTTCGGCTGCGACGGGACCTTGACGTCGCCCATCACGGTCTTGAGGGTGCGCGGGAAGGCGGCGGTGTCGGCGCCGGCCTGGGTGGTGTCGGTCGTCTTGGTGGAGTCGTCGTCGCCGCAGGCGGCCAGGAGGCCCGTACCGAGTACGACGGCGAGGAGCGCGGTGCCGGGGCGGCCGAATCCGCGCAGGGGGGATCGCTTGAGCATGGGGGTGGTCTTTCTCGTCGACGTACGGGTGTACGGGATGAACCGGCTGTACCTGGATCCCAGGGACGTACCGGATGGGGTGGGTGAGCGGTCAGGCGGACGCGGGCGTGGTGGTGTGCCGTGCCGCGCCGCCTTTCGGGACGACCAGTGGTGTGCCGGTCTCCGGGTCGGGGATGACCCGGCAGTCCACGTCGAACACGGATTTGACCAGGTCCGCGTCGAGCACCTCGGCCGGTGGGCCGGCGGCGGCGAGGCGCCCGTCCTTGAGCACGACCATGTGGTCGGCGTAACGGGCGGCCTGTCCGAGGTCGTGCAGCACCATCACCACGGTGCGGCCCGCCTCGGCGTGCAGGGCGGCGACCAGGTCGAGGACGTCGAGCTGGTGCCGGAGGTCGAGGAAGGTGGTCGGTTCGTCGAGCAGGAGCAGCTCGGTGTCCTGCGCCAACGCCAGGGCTATCCAGGCGCGTTGGCGCTGTCCGCCGGAGAGCCGGTCGACGGGCTGGTCCCGCAGCACCGCCGTGCCGGTCCGCTCCAGTGCCTCGTCCACGGCCCGCTGGTCGGCGGCCGACCAGGGGCTCAGCAGCCGCTGATGCGGGTACCGGCCCAGTCGTACGAGCGCCTCGACGGTGACGGCCTCCGGGGTGACCGGCTGCTGCGGCAGCAGTCCCATACGGAGGGCCAGCGCCCGGGCGGTCATGCGGTGGATGTCGGCGCCGTCGAGCGTGACCGTGCCGGCGGCGGGCGCGAGCAGTCGGCTCAGTCCCCTCAACAGGGTCGACTTGCCACAGGCGTTGGGGCCGACGATCGCCGTGACGGCACCGCCGGGCAGCGTCAGGTCGAGCCCGCCGACCACGAGCCGGTCTCCGTAGCGCAGGTCGAGGCCCTGCGTGGTGAGCTGGTTGGTGGTGGTCATGCGGGGCTCCTGGGGCGAGCGTGGGGCGGCGGTACGAGGCGGCCGGGCGACGGTCGGGTGTGGTCTTCGGGTGCGGGTGGGTGGGGGCTGGTCGCGCAGTTCCCCGCGCCCCTGAGAAGCAGGGGCTGCGCCCCTTGCTCTTCGGCCCGCAGGCCGTCGTCCTCAGGCCCGCAGGGCCGTATCTTTGCCGCGACTGCATGCGAGGAGTCGCGGCCGTTCCTGTCGGCCCACCCTGATCCGCTCATGCCCCACTCCCCCGCACCGGGCTGCTCTGCCGGAACATCAGCACCAGCAGCCACGGCGCGCCGAGGGTGGCGGTGACGGCGCCGACCGGCAGGCCCTCGACCGGGAGGAGATGTTGGACGACCAGGTCGGAGGCGAGGAGGAGGACGGCTCCGGTGAGGGCGGCCAGGGCGAGGGTCGCGGCGGTGGGTGGGCCGGTGAGGAAGCGGACGATGTGGGGTACGGCGAGGGCGACGAAGGTGACCGGTCCCGCGAGGGCCGCGGCCAGCGAGGCCAACGTGACGGCCACC from Streptomyces sp. DSM 40750 includes these protein-coding regions:
- a CDS encoding ferredoxin — its product is MPSGVFGRLASGYPPVVTSTTTSHQELVRFLEDRFACAQACTECARACALRASLADPDGPEDQEQMRRKGIMCAEVCDATCRVLSEQPGLDETGIRVQVEWCRTVCLECARVFDGHPGAEDGAKACRECAQACTDFLATLG
- a CDS encoding DUF6479 family protein; translation: MNMEWTDIAAERSVLGGIAPFLAGVAVVSMLIGALWLGARVRAREPHRPRPEEQPRMPEGGPVREERVNREPDEIPKSDYRLTPYEVHGNMGSRPSEEKKRPRWSKGGSGSFGSGGLGAH
- a CDS encoding IucA/IucC family protein, which encodes MPPLTDSLGTTHLPTADDAVAHTLLNCLLREVSGPEHQTAVIDGHLLLRLPRRGLLLRVALRRTSLLGAHRFTGPVQEQSDTGWTELDWRRLAEYTHDELALRTGVRNDEFLHQIDSSHRTLATALATRETTALATHDTAPHGLPDYLASEQSLLFGHRFHPTPKARTGDADAWQSYAPEAGASFPLRHLAVRDHLIAEESAEAGATAVLDRVRGDVPEGYRLLPAHPWQYEMLREHRLLREALGRGDILDLGPGGREYAATASVRTLFDGDSFLKFSLNVRITNCLRKNASYELSGAVALTRVLAPALTDLETRFPGSAMLREPAYRSLAVPGPDGTPDRALLEGFGVIVREGLSRRLLPGTTPLLAAAVADEYPTSAAHISRLLDGAGPEAALDWWRVYLRLLVPPVLSAYFDHGLVLEPHLQNVLICVDSDGMPAQVLFRDLEGTKLVPDHHADTLAALPPEVAGPMSYDAQRGWDRVVYCLLVNHVAELLAALADLHPETEADLWAAVRATIRAYADEEGCPPRLSALLAGVPLPAKTNLLTRWERKADREAGYVRLPSPLAEDVLRWGTR
- a CDS encoding IucA/IucC family protein, coding for MTPVASENAAVTAVAGETEAVTAVEAEAVAASVNAPAVTTAPVAGPASQLLTRVLSALLREDVVGLRTRGTLVHHPDGPWLRLPAVDGDDALLLPVTEDGFQHAYAARLPLLVRESDGTHLTTSDTVLAALRALAEPVDRDGFDAFAEECGQTLATMQLHEATGQEVADGLTELYGPDLADWTGLRGGLAYETLAARLDHPVYPTARGRSGLDESQLRGYAPEFHPNFALHWLALPRESVTVAGELPDGWPTPSGLGLADLDRTHVALPVHPLTVGEPLDAALREAGLADRAVLADRVYLDVVPTLSMRTVAPAAAPSLHLKLPLATATLGLRNKRSIKPGTLVDGAAGQRLLAAVIEREPRFKGRVLHADETVYAHAGHELLAVLCRRYPADLDDCVVVPMAALLAEAPGGGLVVDHLADRFHGGDPIALLDAVLTPLFDWQTTLFGYGIALESHQQNVSLVFGPEPGDLRLLLKDNDGPRINRTRLAATLGEGEGEGEGEGEGEGGGTWGFDDARTFGPDDRAVADVFTTITLHLCAGAYAFGLARHGRAPLPELLSLVRDRLAEAVDRLGGDAAAVLRERVLNAPELPVKAMVTAGTLLSKERSGAADINKHYTTGPNYLLLEGGSA
- a CDS encoding 4-hydroxybenzoate 3-monooxygenase gives rise to the protein MHTTVGIIGGGPAGLLLARLLHNAGIDSVVLERKDRTYVEQRQRAGILEQATVDVLRAAGAGARLDAEGMPHDGIELRFDGRAHRVDFPELTGGRRVWVYAQTEVVKDLIALQLAEGGPLLFEAEVHGVEGADTDRPRIHYTHEGREQTLTCDYVVGCDGFHGVARNAVPDGVRTTYERTYPYSWLGILADAPPVYDELIYAHSERGFALASMRSASVSRLYLQVPNGTDPADWSDERIWDELDARFALTANPGWRLKRGPVTSKAVLPMRSHVTEPMRYGRVFLAGDAAHIVPPTGAKGLNLAATDVIVLARAFAQLQESGSTELLDAYSDTCLRRVWRAEHFSYFMTTTLHADPAQSPFETKLQLSQLDRVATSRHAAAELAENYTGLPLDATS
- a CDS encoding type III PLP-dependent enzyme, with the protein product MTLPTPAVRDRLLSLAPTELPAYVYDLAALREHAAQVRAALPERVELYYAAKANPEPEILAALGPYVDGYEVSSGGELAHVANAVPGRPLAFGGPGKTPDEIRAALHQGVERFHVESEHDLRMLAELARQAAPDARVGVLLRFNLAVADGSLAGSSLAMGGRPTPFGLDPSQAPNVLRPLTDGTYPHLELRGVHAHLASGLDAPEQLSVARSIVDWATGLGVTLREVNVGGGMAVDYTDPGIRFDWKTYGEGLVQLADDHPQLTLRIEPGRALTAYCGWYATEVLDVKHSHGEEFAVVRGGTHHLRTPATKGHDQPCSVLPVEEWPHPWPRPAAEGEYVSLTGQLCTPKDLLARNAHAPGLRAGDRVAFSLAGAYAWNISHHDFLMHPRPGFHFLGRPC
- a CDS encoding MFS transporter, translating into MTAEALAMSRPAFGRRQVHAVAACYFVASFAALGLPPYFTEILPELGDRTARWAGVLYVVPTVFSAIAAPVWGRLADRFGRKRLLLRAQLGLAVSFLLAGWADSLTMFTVALVLQGILGGTFAASNGYLGAALEGPRLSRALTLMQGSARAALVFAPIVVGALSPWMSPHRQYALLALLPLAAALLLAALPEPSEVTETRHEETETVDIAPVAALRRLYALEFAFVFSTVISFPYLISLVEERLPGASAALSGLLFALPHLCYLVTAMAVHRATANRPRHGMALGFALIALGLAGHGVADTLPTLIAVRLLLGAGLTLGMVGLSVLAADCARGRAPGGMFGSLEFFSKAGAVAAGVTAAVGSARFGPAAPVLIGGGVAALTVFATLLPPHPRTRWSH